The Flavobacteriales bacterium genome includes a region encoding these proteins:
- a CDS encoding ORF6N domain-containing protein: protein MKIELVKDRIVEIRGQKVMLDFDWAELYEVETRVLNQAVKRNIERFPNDFMFQLSETEWESMSSQFVMTYPNKRPKSAKPFAFTEQGVAMLSGVLRSKKAIEVNISIMRAFVLIRQFALSHKELTDKLKEIENKYDKQFKDVYEALNYLIDKEKRQEKYNNRKRIGFK, encoded by the coding sequence ATGAAAATAGAATTAGTAAAAGATAGAATTGTTGAAATTCGAGGTCAAAAGGTTATGCTTGATTTTGACTGGGCCGAGCTTTATGAGGTAGAAACTAGGGTCCTTAATCAGGCAGTTAAACGAAATATAGAACGTTTCCCAAATGATTTTATGTTTCAATTGAGCGAAACAGAATGGGAAAGTATGTCGTCACAATTTGTGATGACATACCCCAATAAGCGACCTAAATCTGCCAAACCCTTCGCATTTACAGAGCAAGGTGTAGCAATGTTATCAGGTGTTTTGCGAAGTAAAAAGGCGATAGAGGTTAATATCTCTATAATGCGAGCATTCGTCCTTATTCGTCAATTTGCACTTTCTCATAAAGAACTCACAGACAAGTTGAAAGAGATTGAAAATAAATATGACAAGCAGTTTAAGGATGTATATGAAGCGTTAAATTATCTCATTGATAAAGAGAAACGACAAGAAAAATATAACAATCGAAAAAGGATAGGATTTAAATAA
- the mnmE gene encoding tRNA uridine-5-carboxymethylaminomethyl(34) synthesis GTPase MnmE, protein MQKLQDTIVAPSTPAGVSAIAVVRMSGAEALQIISKCFSKNLEKVDGYTLHYGFIQDENTRIDEVLVSVFRTPHSYTGENSVEISSHGSPYIVKRIMEVLLKCGARMADPGEFTLRAFLNKKLDLAQAEAVADMIHSNSEAGLQMAISQMRGGFSNDISALRQELIDFAALIELENDFGEEDVELANRPQLEQLVEKLLVQIEKLKASFAAGNVLKNGISTVIAGKPNAGKSTLLNALLNEERAIVSDIAGTTRDTIEEVFTLNGVQFRLIDTAGLRESDDTIEQIGVGKAKQQMEKAELLIYLHAPSSQQTVAEVISEWNRLPQVKHKLLVLNKIDATHIDKSDWPTETLFISAKTGNIESLTQKLTEIAANYQFGNETIVNNVRHAEALGNSATALQAVLDGLNTGISSDLVALDIRNALYHLGLITGEVTNEDVLDSIFSRFCIGK, encoded by the coding sequence ATGCAAAAACTTCAAGATACCATTGTTGCACCTTCTACACCTGCCGGGGTTTCGGCCATTGCCGTGGTGCGAATGTCGGGTGCGGAGGCCTTACAAATTATTTCTAAATGCTTTTCCAAAAATCTCGAAAAGGTGGACGGATATACCTTGCATTACGGATTTATTCAGGACGAAAACACTCGAATAGACGAAGTATTGGTCAGCGTTTTTAGAACGCCACATAGTTATACAGGCGAAAATTCGGTGGAGATTTCCAGTCATGGCTCTCCGTATATTGTTAAACGAATCATGGAAGTTTTACTAAAATGTGGAGCTAGAATGGCCGATCCGGGCGAGTTTACGCTTCGTGCGTTTCTTAATAAAAAGTTGGATTTGGCACAAGCCGAGGCCGTGGCCGACATGATTCACAGCAATAGCGAGGCAGGTTTGCAAATGGCTATCAGCCAAATGCGGGGTGGCTTTAGCAATGATATTTCGGCATTGCGGCAAGAGTTGATTGATTTTGCTGCACTTATTGAGCTGGAAAATGATTTTGGAGAAGAAGACGTAGAACTTGCAAATAGGCCACAGTTAGAACAATTGGTTGAAAAACTCTTGGTTCAAATAGAAAAGCTTAAAGCCTCTTTTGCCGCAGGAAATGTGCTTAAAAATGGCATTTCTACCGTGATTGCGGGCAAACCCAATGCCGGAAAATCAACCTTGCTCAATGCATTGCTCAATGAAGAAAGAGCCATTGTGAGCGACATTGCAGGCACCACACGCGACACCATTGAAGAAGTATTTACCTTAAACGGCGTCCAGTTCAGATTGATAGACACCGCCGGATTGCGGGAAAGCGATGACACCATTGAACAAATTGGGGTGGGAAAGGCCAAACAGCAGATGGAAAAGGCGGAATTGCTAATTTATCTGCACGCCCCTTCTTCGCAGCAGACAGTGGCAGAAGTGATAAGCGAATGGAACAGGCTACCCCAAGTCAAACACAAGTTGCTTGTATTAAATAAAATAGATGCTACCCATATTGACAAAAGCGATTGGCCGACCGAAACCCTATTTATTTCCGCCAAAACAGGAAACATTGAATCCTTAACCCAAAAACTGACAGAAATTGCGGCCAACTACCAATTTGGCAACGAAACCATTGTAAACAATGTACGTCATGCCGAGGCACTGGGCAATAGTGCCACAGCTTTGCAAGCCGTTTTAGATGGTTTAAACACCGGCATCAGCAGTGATTTAGTGGCTTTAGACATAAGAAACGCCCTATACCATCTCGGCTTGATTACAGGCGAAGTGACAAACGAAGATGTGTTAGATTCGATTTTTTCGAGGTTTTGTATCGGGAAGTAA
- a CDS encoding helix-turn-helix domain-containing protein produces the protein MSSNIKIPKFCQFCGQAFVAQTTTTRYCSKTCNSRHYKQKKREEKVQAALQQEMNTPSQMEQMQTLQTLPIKVGNHVNLREKEFLSVQEAADLVGASRWTIQRMIKREQIKVGKLGRRTIIPRTEIDNLFK, from the coding sequence ATGAGCAGTAATATTAAAATACCAAAGTTTTGTCAGTTTTGTGGACAGGCATTTGTTGCCCAGACTACAACAACAAGGTATTGCTCTAAAACTTGTAACAGCAGACACTACAAGCAGAAGAAGCGAGAAGAGAAAGTTCAAGCGGCTTTACAGCAAGAAATGAACACACCTTCTCAAATGGAACAGATGCAAACTTTGCAAACTCTTCCAATTAAAGTTGGTAACCACGTAAATCTAAGAGAGAAAGAATTTCTAAGTGTACAGGAAGCTGCCGATTTAGTTGGTGCAAGTAGGTGGACGATACAACGTATGATAAAGCGTGAGCAAATCAAAGTTGGTAAGTTAGGCAGACGTACAATTATCCCAAGAACAGAAATAGATAACCTCTTTAAATAA
- a CDS encoding ATP-binding protein has protein sequence MYVGRELIGHMRYIISKFPAMSVMGPRQSGKSSLIKNEFSDFAYFNLEDIQLRELVASDIKGFLANNGQKIAIDEAQNLPELFSYVQLAVDNDPDKRIILSGSQSFLLHEKIAQSLAGRIGITRLLPFSVKELKAGRFETSDLAQLIFTGGYPRIYDQNINPIHFYPNYIQTYVERDLRTLSNIGDLTLFDAFVRLCAGRVGQIINYSSMANDLGVSLNTIKNWISILKTSFIAFELKPYYRNFSKRTVKSGKLYFYDTGLVCSLLGMTDKSQYQTHFLKGGLFENFVIVEVLKHFYNQVKEPKLYFWQDSNKNEVDCIVEVDGNTFSFEIKAGATWNKDFAKYLIKWNDLTGFDAAKSAVVYGGSEEIVISGVRFLPWFNFLKQFEIS, from the coding sequence ATGTATGTAGGCAGAGAACTCATCGGACACATGAGGTATATCATTTCTAAATTTCCGGCAATGTCGGTAATGGGGCCTCGGCAATCAGGCAAGTCTTCTTTAATAAAAAATGAATTTTCAGATTTTGCCTATTTTAATTTGGAAGATATTCAACTGCGTGAGCTGGTAGCCTCAGACATAAAGGGTTTTTTGGCAAATAATGGGCAAAAAATTGCCATTGACGAAGCTCAAAATCTACCTGAATTGTTTTCGTATGTACAGTTGGCTGTGGACAACGACCCTGATAAACGCATCATTTTATCCGGTTCACAAAGTTTTTTGTTACACGAAAAGATTGCTCAAAGTTTGGCCGGAAGAATTGGCATAACAAGGCTTTTACCATTTTCGGTAAAAGAACTTAAAGCCGGAAGATTTGAAACAAGCGATTTGGCACAACTAATTTTTACCGGAGGGTATCCAAGAATTTACGATCAAAACATCAACCCGATTCATTTTTATCCAAATTATATTCAAACGTATGTTGAGCGTGATTTGCGAACATTGAGCAACATCGGAGATTTAACGTTGTTTGATGCTTTTGTGCGATTATGTGCAGGAAGAGTGGGTCAAATAATCAATTACTCCTCCATGGCCAATGATTTAGGAGTGAGTCTAAATACTATCAAAAATTGGATTTCGATTCTAAAAACTTCTTTTATAGCCTTTGAGTTGAAGCCTTATTATCGAAATTTTAGCAAACGAACGGTCAAGTCGGGTAAGTTGTACTTTTACGATACCGGCTTAGTTTGTTCGCTGCTTGGCATGACAGACAAGAGCCAATATCAAACACATTTTTTAAAGGGTGGCCTGTTTGAAAACTTCGTGATTGTGGAGGTTTTAAAGCATTTCTACAATCAAGTCAAAGAACCGAAACTTTATTTTTGGCAAGATAGCAACAAAAACGAGGTAGATTGCATTGTAGAAGTTGACGGAAATACCTTTTCATTTGAAATTAAAGCGGGGGCTACGTGGAACAAAGACTTTGCTAAATACCTGATAAAATGGAATGATTTGACGGGTTTTGATGCGGCAAAATCGGCGGTAGTATATGGTGGCAGCGAAGAAATTGTTATTTCCGGAGTTCGATTTTTGCCGTGGTTTAATTTTTTGAAGCAGTTTGAAATTTCATAA
- a CDS encoding LysM peptidoglycan-binding domain-containing protein, producing the protein MKRAFILIFLCFGGSFVVFSQDKMTREQYIETYKELAIAEMFRAGVPASITMAQGILESNNGNSRLAKEGNNHFGIKCKANWTGRTIQADDDAPDECFRAYDSPEESYRDHSDFLRENWRYRELFDLHITDYLGWAEGLRKAGYATNQSYHTMIINLIEKHQLYTLDVAPEPIMPRPLVMQNDVPVVYAGKDETLETIAKSNDITNRQIYKYNDLKEGDKINEGDIVYLKPKRRYGSERYHTLAEGETMYQISQQYGIKLKHLYKRNRLEMGEEPTDGAKIYMKGKRAKEDTLQVKTVEQVKEVTERFVNPHSIEKAPPLEDDNIELPEYHVVAAGDNIYRIAEKYHIFEEDLVKWNQINPLQLSKGQKIYLTEESAKQALSDKKVLQPKPIEQKATTTTTTSTSTKYHVVEKGETVYSITKKYNITADQLSKWNNLVGNQINVGQKLKVSE; encoded by the coding sequence ATGAAACGAGCATTCATACTCATATTTCTATGTTTTGGTGGTTCATTTGTTGTCTTCTCGCAAGACAAAATGACCCGTGAACAATATATAGAAACGTATAAAGAATTGGCCATTGCCGAAATGTTTAGAGCAGGTGTTCCGGCAAGCATTACCATGGCTCAAGGCATTTTGGAGAGCAACAACGGCAATAGCCGTTTGGCCAAAGAAGGAAACAATCATTTTGGAATAAAGTGCAAAGCCAATTGGACGGGCAGAACCATTCAGGCCGATGATGACGCTCCTGATGAATGTTTTAGAGCATACGATTCTCCGGAAGAATCGTATCGTGACCACTCGGATTTTTTGAGAGAAAATTGGAGATACCGCGAACTTTTTGATTTGCATATCACTGATTATTTGGGGTGGGCCGAAGGTTTGAGAAAGGCAGGGTATGCCACCAATCAGTCATACCATACCATGATAATAAATCTTATTGAAAAGCATCAACTCTATACTTTAGATGTGGCTCCGGAACCAATTATGCCTCGACCTTTGGTAATGCAAAACGATGTGCCGGTGGTGTATGCAGGCAAAGATGAAACGCTTGAAACCATTGCCAAATCAAACGATATTACCAATCGGCAGATTTATAAATACAATGATTTAAAAGAAGGGGATAAAATAAATGAGGGTGACATTGTTTATTTAAAACCTAAAAGAAGATATGGCTCAGAGCGGTATCATACGTTGGCAGAAGGTGAAACAATGTATCAGATTTCGCAGCAATATGGTATTAAGTTGAAACATCTTTACAAAAGAAATAGGCTTGAAATGGGAGAGGAACCTACCGATGGAGCCAAAATTTATATGAAAGGTAAAAGAGCCAAAGAGGATACATTGCAGGTAAAAACCGTTGAGCAAGTAAAAGAGGTAACAGAGCGATTTGTAAATCCACACAGTATTGAAAAAGCTCCTCCGTTGGAAGATGACAATATAGAATTGCCTGAATATCATGTGGTTGCAGCTGGAGATAATATTTATAGAATTGCTGAAAAATACCACATTTTTGAGGAAGATTTGGTAAAATGGAACCAAATTAACCCTTTGCAACTTTCTAAAGGTCAAAAAATTTACCTTACAGAAGAAAGTGCTAAACAGGCACTTTCAGATAAAAAAGTATTACAACCCAAGCCAATTGAACAAAAAGCAACAACTACCACAACCACATCAACATCAACAAAATATCATGTAGTTGAAAAAGGTGAAACGGTTTACAGTATCACAAAAAAATACAACATCACCGCCGACCAACTGTCCAAATGGAACAACTTGGTAGGCAATCAAATTAATGTTGGCCAAAAGCTAAAAGTTTCTGAATGA
- a CDS encoding dCTP deaminase, whose amino-acid sequence MILSDKRILEEIEKGTILIEPYRPECLGTNSYDVHLGKWLATYKNRELDAKKHNEIEHFEIPEEGFVLQPNTLYLGVTEEYTETHAHVPFLEGKSSTGRLGIDIHATAGKGDVGFCNTWTLEISCAQPVRIYRGMPIGQLIYFVVEGDIKTMYNTKQNAKYNQRTIKPVESMMWKNQF is encoded by the coding sequence ATGATTTTAAGCGATAAACGAATTTTAGAAGAAATAGAAAAAGGCACCATTCTTATTGAGCCATACAGACCTGAATGTCTTGGCACCAACTCCTACGACGTGCACTTGGGAAAATGGCTTGCCACCTATAAAAATAGAGAGCTTGATGCTAAAAAACACAACGAAATTGAACATTTTGAAATACCTGAAGAGGGTTTTGTGTTACAACCTAATACACTCTATCTTGGTGTGACCGAAGAATACACCGAAACCCATGCTCATGTGCCATTTTTGGAAGGAAAGTCAAGCACCGGTCGTTTAGGAATTGACATACATGCCACCGCCGGAAAGGGCGATGTAGGATTTTGCAACACTTGGACTCTTGAAATTTCTTGTGCTCAACCCGTTAGAATATATAGAGGTATGCCCATAGGCCAGCTTATATATTTTGTGGTTGAAGGCGATATAAAAACGATGTATAACACCAAACAGAATGCTAAATACAATCAACGCACCATCAAACCGGTGGAGAGTATGATGTGGAAGAACCAGTTTTAG
- a CDS encoding TIGR00730 family Rossman fold protein, producing MKLEDRIQKAFELKQWPEIKSSDSWNIFKVMAEFVEGYDTLARIGPCVSIFGSARTNPGTKYYEMAADIGQKLAAVGLGVITGGGPGIMEAGNLGASKEKGASVGLNIELPFEQTSNPYIDRDKLINFNFFFVRKVMFMKYSQGFIVLPGGFGTLDELFEALTLVQTQKTAKFPIILVGTDFWSGMIDWIKKVMLEKESNISPEDMYLFKVVDTADEAVNEILEFYSKYSMSLNF from the coding sequence ATGAAATTAGAAGATAGAATACAAAAGGCCTTTGAATTGAAGCAATGGCCGGAGATAAAAAGTTCGGATAGCTGGAATATTTTTAAAGTGATGGCCGAATTTGTAGAAGGCTACGACACATTGGCAAGAATAGGGCCATGCGTATCCATTTTTGGTTCGGCACGCACCAATCCTGGTACAAAATACTACGAAATGGCTGCCGATATTGGCCAAAAACTTGCCGCTGTTGGGTTGGGCGTTATCACGGGTGGTGGCCCCGGTATAATGGAAGCCGGAAACTTGGGAGCCAGTAAAGAAAAAGGGGCATCCGTTGGGTTAAACATCGAGTTGCCGTTCGAGCAAACCTCCAATCCCTACATCGATAGAGATAAATTGATAAACTTTAATTTCTTTTTTGTAAGGAAAGTGATGTTTATGAAATACTCACAAGGGTTTATTGTTTTGCCTGGTGGCTTTGGCACGTTGGATGAATTATTTGAGGCCCTTACCTTAGTGCAAACTCAAAAAACAGCCAAATTTCCAATTATATTGGTGGGTACTGACTTTTGGAGTGGCATGATAGACTGGATTAAAAAAGTAATGTTGGAAAAAGAAAGCAACATTAGTCCTGAAGATATGTACCTATTTAAGGTGGTAGATACTGCCGATGAGGCGGTAAACGAAATTCTTGAATTTTACAGCAAATACAGTATGAGTCTGAATTTTTAA
- a CDS encoding 4'-phosphopantetheinyl transferase superfamily protein — protein MPLYKKIVLEHAEICLWENSDDDVLLKNNETIADRELQWSSSRQALSALNIDVTQVEKDEFGKPHSADDFQISISHCKSFSAAIKSKKEVGIDIEEITPRIERIASKFLNETDEKFVQQNNRLQALYLVWCAKEALYKLYGKKAVDFKKHIVVEPFLMNEKGSFTVHFLKHEPTRFTAQYEMVESCMLVWVVG, from the coding sequence GTGCCACTTTACAAAAAAATAGTTTTGGAGCATGCCGAAATTTGCCTATGGGAAAATTCGGACGATGATGTTTTGTTGAAAAACAACGAAACCATTGCCGACAGAGAACTGCAATGGTCATCGAGCCGCCAAGCACTTTCGGCATTAAATATTGATGTAACACAAGTTGAAAAGGACGAATTTGGCAAACCCCATTCAGCCGATGATTTTCAAATATCAATCAGTCATTGCAAAAGTTTTAGTGCGGCGATAAAAAGTAAGAAAGAAGTAGGAATTGATATTGAGGAAATTACCCCACGCATTGAGCGAATTGCCTCCAAATTTCTAAATGAAACGGATGAAAAATTTGTACAACAAAACAATCGGCTACAAGCCTTATACCTTGTTTGGTGTGCAAAGGAGGCCTTATATAAACTTTATGGTAAAAAAGCGGTCGACTTTAAGAAGCATATAGTTGTAGAGCCATTTTTGATGAACGAAAAAGGAAGTTTTACCGTTCATTTTCTGAAACACGAACCAACACGTTTTACAGCTCAATATGAGATGGTGGAGAGTTGTATGTTAGTGTGGGTTGTTGGGTGA
- a CDS encoding sodium:solute symporter: MSAWTNLAILLGYFGLLIVVSWLVGRKSDSTSFYTGNRKSPWFLVAFGMIGASISGVTFISIPGWVANTHFGYMQTVLGYMVGYMVIALVLLPLYYKMNLTSIYTYLEKRYGFWGYKTGAAYFIVSRIIGSAFRLYLAAEVLYLAIFEPLHIPYWLAVAITIALVFTYTSKSGIKSVVYTDTLQTFFLISAVVLTIIFISNQLGYSFSGLIESIKTDPNSQIFHWDAKSSNNFFKQFIGGAFIALAMTGLDQDMMQKNLSINNIKSAQKNIYVQMFMFIVVNIVFLTLGLLLYQYAAHIKLEALAKTDDLFPTIALKNATPFISTAFIIGLVAAAYSSADSALTALTTSFCVDFLGFERNKPTNLKVRQKVHIGFAVVLFLVIIGFSYWNNDAVIKQLFTIAGYTYGPLVGLFFFGILTNKKVDDAGILPITLLSIAYTAAYSYVMPKWFDGFKPGFELILVNGLITFVLLALISKEQKKNEIRR; this comes from the coding sequence ATGAGTGCATGGACAAATTTAGCCATATTATTGGGCTATTTTGGTCTGCTGATAGTGGTTTCATGGCTGGTAGGCCGCAAGTCGGATAGCACTTCTTTTTATACGGGCAATCGAAAATCGCCGTGGTTTTTGGTGGCCTTTGGCATGATTGGGGCTTCTATTTCGGGGGTAACGTTTATTTCTATACCCGGTTGGGTGGCCAACACACACTTTGGCTATATGCAAACCGTGTTGGGCTATATGGTTGGTTACATGGTTATTGCATTGGTGCTTTTGCCGTTGTATTACAAAATGAATCTGACCTCCATCTATACCTATTTAGAAAAGCGATATGGCTTTTGGGGGTATAAAACGGGAGCAGCCTATTTTATCGTTTCACGAATTATTGGCTCGGCTTTTCGGCTTTATTTGGCGGCAGAGGTGTTGTATCTGGCCATTTTTGAGCCATTACACATTCCCTATTGGCTCGCCGTGGCCATTACCATTGCCTTGGTTTTTACATACACATCAAAAAGCGGTATAAAATCTGTGGTTTATACCGACACACTTCAAACGTTCTTTTTAATTTCGGCAGTAGTTTTGACCATAATTTTTATATCTAACCAATTGGGTTATAGCTTTTCGGGATTGATTGAAAGTATAAAAACCGACCCCAATTCGCAAATTTTTCATTGGGATGCCAAAAGTAGCAACAACTTTTTTAAACAGTTTATTGGTGGTGCATTTATTGCTTTGGCTATGACCGGATTGGATCAGGATATGATGCAAAAAAATCTGAGTATCAACAACATAAAGTCGGCTCAAAAAAATATTTATGTGCAAATGTTTATGTTTATAGTGGTAAACATTGTTTTTTTAACTTTGGGTTTGTTGCTTTACCAGTATGCTGCACATATCAAGCTTGAGGCATTGGCTAAAACCGACGATTTGTTCCCGACAATTGCTCTCAAAAATGCGACACCGTTTATTAGTACAGCGTTTATTATTGGCTTGGTGGCGGCAGCCTACAGCAGTGCCGACAGTGCTTTAACTGCTTTAACCACCAGTTTTTGTGTTGATTTTTTGGGATTTGAACGAAATAAACCCACCAATTTAAAGGTAAGACAAAAAGTGCATATTGGCTTCGCTGTGGTGCTATTTTTGGTGATAATCGGTTTTAGTTATTGGAATAATGATGCCGTTATAAAGCAATTGTTTACCATTGCAGGATACACGTATGGGCCATTGGTAGGGTTGTTTTTCTTTGGCATTTTAACCAATAAAAAAGTTGACGATGCCGGAATTTTGCCTATTACATTGCTATCCATAGCATATACTGCAGCCTATAGCTATGTTATGCCAAAATGGTTTGACGGTTTTAAACCGGGCTTTGAATTAATTTTGGTAAACGGGCTAATAACCTTTGTTTTGTTGGCGTTAATATCTAAAGAACAGAAAAAAAATGAAATTAGAAGATAG
- a CDS encoding thioredoxin family protein, with product MCSESLCLDFAHKFSLPKITVSQKEETPTTPKIETPETNPKTIDTIENRELDTTGKNRNSGENKVDNTSKKMDNGNSSENAKNKSIWGLFILGVIGGLGALFTPCVYPMIPMTVAFFTKETDKAKGKKKALFYGFSILLIYLILGVGIAVIFGEAFSYTLSTHWIPNTLFFLVFLVFAMAFLGMFELTLPSGFVNKMDAKGDKGGYIGIFFIAFTLVLVSFSCTAPIVGTVAILSSGGMIIKAVAAMLGFALVFALPFGLFAFFPQWLNSLPQSGGWLNSVKVVLGFLELALAFKFLSQADLVYHWGILDRDVFLSIWIVLSILLGFYLLGKIKFPHDSDLDRVPVPRFLAAVAAFIFGLYMVPGLWGAPLKPLAGFIPPMSTQDFHISETGTSSEVALSNHKYANEVKIKSHLPIDQFFDYNEALAEGKKQNKPIFIDFTGNSCANCRKMEEYVWPEKEVLNYLKDSFIVLSLVCDETFKLPETEWVQDKNGKTLKTMGDVNIDRLSRQFGKLGQPFYFILDWNENVYGSFEGYNKDYTKFRDFLASGKKGFEDFLEKQ from the coding sequence ATGTGTTCAGAATCGCTCTGTCTGGATTTCGCACATAAATTTTCACTTCCAAAAATTACGGTTTCACAAAAAGAGGAAACTCCAACCACTCCCAAAATTGAGACTCCTGAGACAAATCCAAAAACCATTGACACAATTGAAAACAGGGAATTAGACACAACCGGAAAGAATCGAAATTCAGGAGAGAATAAAGTTGACAATACCTCTAAAAAAATGGATAATGGCAACTCTTCGGAAAATGCAAAAAATAAATCCATTTGGGGTCTTTTTATTCTTGGGGTTATTGGGGGGTTAGGAGCACTTTTTACCCCCTGTGTTTATCCAATGATACCAATGACTGTAGCTTTTTTCACTAAAGAAACGGACAAGGCAAAAGGTAAAAAAAAGGCTCTTTTTTATGGCTTTTCGATTCTTCTAATTTATTTGATACTTGGAGTTGGAATAGCCGTAATTTTTGGGGAAGCCTTTTCCTATACATTGAGTACTCATTGGATACCTAACACACTGTTTTTTCTCGTCTTTTTGGTTTTTGCCATGGCATTTTTAGGCATGTTTGAGCTTACATTACCTTCTGGATTTGTGAATAAAATGGATGCAAAAGGTGACAAAGGGGGGTATATTGGTATCTTTTTCATTGCGTTTACGCTGGTTTTGGTTTCATTCTCATGCACTGCACCAATTGTTGGAACAGTGGCAATTTTATCTTCAGGAGGAATGATCATTAAAGCTGTCGCTGCAATGCTTGGTTTTGCCTTAGTATTTGCTTTGCCTTTTGGATTGTTTGCTTTTTTCCCGCAATGGTTAAATAGTTTGCCACAGTCCGGCGGTTGGTTAAACTCTGTGAAAGTTGTTTTAGGTTTTTTAGAGCTGGCATTGGCGTTTAAATTTCTTTCTCAAGCCGACCTTGTTTATCATTGGGGAATATTGGATCGAGATGTTTTCCTTTCCATTTGGATTGTGTTGTCCATTCTTTTGGGATTTTACCTTTTGGGGAAAATAAAATTTCCGCACGATAGTGATTTAGATAGGGTTCCCGTTCCCAGATTTTTAGCAGCGGTGGCAGCATTCATCTTTGGACTATATATGGTTCCTGGTTTATGGGGTGCTCCTTTAAAACCTCTTGCCGGGTTTATCCCGCCGATGTCAACCCAAGATTTTCATATTTCAGAAACAGGGACTTCGTCAGAAGTTGCTTTAAGCAACCATAAATATGCAAATGAGGTCAAAATTAAATCCCATTTGCCTATTGATCAATTTTTTGACTACAACGAAGCCTTAGCAGAAGGGAAGAAACAGAATAAACCCATTTTTATCGACTTTACAGGAAATAGCTGTGCCAATTGTAGAAAAATGGAGGAATACGTGTGGCCGGAAAAAGAAGTTCTTAATTACTTAAAAGATAGTTTTATTGTTTTGAGCCTTGTTTGCGATGAAACTTTTAAGCTACCAGAAACGGAGTGGGTGCAAGACAAAAATGGCAAGACCCTCAAAACAATGGGCGATGTGAATATTGATCGTCTTTCAAGACAATTTGGCAAACTGGGTCAACCCTTTTACTTTATTCTAGACTGGAATGAGAACGTTTATGGTTCATTTGAGGGTTACAATAAAGACTATACAAAATTTAGGGACTTCCTCGCTTCCGGAAAGAAGGGATTTGAGGACTTTCTTGAAAAGCAATAA